A stretch of Kaistella flava (ex Peng et al. 2021) DNA encodes these proteins:
- the rpsA gene encoding 30S ribosomal protein S1 encodes MSETTDKAEVLLNQNVAPEQFDWDSFESGLDAESRQEKSDLEEIYNGSLNNLQDNDVLIGKVVRLTDKEAIVDINFKSEGVISLNEFRYNPALKAGDEVEVMVDRREDKSGQLQLSHRKARILKAWDRVNELHETGEIVNGFVKSRTKGGMIVDVHGIEAFLPGSQIDVKPIKDYDQFVGKTMEFKVVKINPEFKNVVVSHKALIEADIEGQKKEIIAQLEKGQVLEGTVKNITSYGVFVDLGGVDGLIHITDLSWSRVNHPSEILEDGQTVKVVILDFDDEKTRIQLGMKQLEAHPWDALSADMKVGDKVKGKVVVLADYGAFVEVAPGVEGLIHVSEMSWSTHLRSAGDFVKVGDTVEAEVLTLDREDRKISLGMKQLSQDPWSNIEAKYPVGSEHTGTVRNFTNFGVFVELEEGIDGLIYISDLSWTKKIKHPSEFCAVGDQLKVVVLELDTAARRLSLGHKQLQENPWDKFETKYAEGSVHAGTATEVFDKGAQVQFEDLEVEAFCPSRLLEKEDGSKIKKGDSADFKVIEFNKEFKRVVVSHTGIFRDEEKKNVREQTSNSSSNKSTGSSNNEEKSTLGDLDVLAELKKKMEGK; translated from the coding sequence ATGTCAGAAACGACAGACAAAGCAGAGGTTCTTTTGAACCAAAACGTAGCTCCAGAACAGTTTGATTGGGATTCATTTGAATCTGGTCTTGATGCTGAATCAAGACAAGAGAAAAGTGATCTAGAAGAAATCTATAACGGATCTCTTAACAATCTACAGGACAACGACGTTCTTATTGGTAAAGTTGTAAGACTTACTGACAAAGAAGCAATCGTTGACATCAACTTTAAATCTGAAGGAGTTATCTCTTTAAACGAATTCCGTTACAACCCAGCGCTTAAAGCAGGTGATGAGGTTGAAGTAATGGTTGACAGAAGAGAAGATAAATCAGGTCAATTACAATTATCTCACAGAAAAGCAAGAATCTTGAAAGCTTGGGATAGAGTTAACGAACTTCACGAAACTGGAGAAATCGTTAATGGTTTTGTAAAATCAAGAACAAAAGGAGGTATGATCGTTGACGTTCATGGTATTGAAGCATTCTTACCAGGATCACAAATCGACGTGAAACCAATTAAAGATTACGATCAGTTCGTAGGTAAAACAATGGAATTCAAAGTTGTGAAAATCAACCCGGAATTCAAAAACGTTGTAGTATCTCACAAAGCGTTAATCGAAGCAGATATCGAAGGTCAGAAAAAAGAGATCATCGCTCAATTAGAAAAAGGTCAGGTACTAGAAGGTACTGTTAAGAATATTACTTCTTACGGTGTATTCGTTGACTTAGGAGGTGTAGATGGATTAATCCATATTACAGATCTTTCTTGGAGCAGAGTTAATCACCCATCAGAAATCCTGGAAGACGGACAAACTGTGAAAGTGGTAATCCTTGATTTTGATGACGAGAAAACAAGAATCCAGTTAGGTATGAAGCAATTAGAAGCTCATCCTTGGGATGCTCTTTCTGCTGACATGAAAGTTGGTGATAAAGTAAAAGGTAAAGTAGTAGTACTTGCTGATTACGGTGCATTCGTAGAAGTTGCTCCAGGTGTTGAAGGTCTAATCCACGTTTCAGAAATGTCTTGGTCAACTCACTTAAGAAGTGCAGGTGATTTCGTAAAAGTAGGAGACACTGTTGAAGCTGAAGTTTTAACTTTAGACAGAGAAGACAGAAAAATCTCTCTAGGTATGAAGCAATTAAGCCAAGATCCTTGGTCTAATATCGAAGCTAAATATCCAGTAGGTTCAGAGCACACGGGAACAGTTCGTAACTTTACTAACTTCGGTGTATTCGTAGAATTGGAAGAAGGTATCGACGGATTAATCTATATTTCTGATCTTTCTTGGACTAAAAAAATCAAGCATCCATCAGAATTCTGTGCAGTTGGAGATCAATTGAAAGTTGTCGTTCTAGAATTAGATACAGCAGCTAGAAGATTATCTTTAGGTCACAAACAATTACAAGAAAATCCTTGGGATAAATTCGAAACTAAATATGCTGAAGGATCTGTACATGCAGGAACTGCAACTGAAGTTTTCGACAAAGGAGCTCAAGTTCAGTTCGAAGATCTAGAAGTTGAAGCATTCTGTCCATCAAGATTATTAGAGAAGGAAGACGGATCTAAAATCAAGAAAGGAGATAGCGCAGATTTCAAAGTTATCGAATTCAACAAAGAATTCAAAAGAGTAGTAGTTTCTCATACAGGAATCTTCAGAGACGAAGAAAAGAAAAATGTAAGAGAACAAACTTCTAATTCATCATCTAACAAATCAACAGGTTCTTCAAACAACGAAGAAAAATCAACTCTTGGTGATTTAGACGTATTAGCAGAATTGAAAAAGAAAATGGAAGGGAAATAA